Within bacterium, the genomic segment GGGTTGATTTTCCAGAGCCACTCTCTCCAACCAGCCCCAATATTTTTCCTTTTTCTAAAGAAAAACTTACACCATCAAGGGCTTTTATTATCCCCCTTGTCTTTGAAAAGAAACCACCCTTTATGAGAAAATATTTCTTTAATTCCTTTACCTCAAGCATTGGCACATATTATAATCGCATTACAAACAGCTTATCAAGGTTTGATAAAAAAACAAAATAATTGCTTTTTGCTACAATAAATTATTATAATGGTCTTATGAAGGATAAATATCTTTTTTTGCTTGTTATTCTTCTTTTTGTTGTGGGCATAGGTTTATTCTTGCAGATATTTTTTCTTTTGGAGAAGCCAAAGATAAGCTCTGAAAGGAAAAAAATTGAGACAATAGTTTTAGAAAACAGCGAGCTTAAAAAAGGGATAAATAGGCTTTTGGCAGAAAGGACTACTTTTTCTACCCAGATTGCTTCTCTTATTGAAGAAAATAAGAGGAAGGACGAACAAATAAAGATGCTTGTCTCAAGGAAGCCAAAGGAGATTGTGGTTTTTAAGCCAGATATTAAGCTTGAGGAAGAAAGAGAGAGGCTTATTCTGGAGAATGAGCATTTTAGCAAGATAAACAGGGAATTGGACAAAAAGATAGAAAAGGCATCAAGAGAGCTTTTAGCAAAGGAAGAGGGAATAAAAAGCCTTGAGCAAGAGATAAAAAATAAAGAAAGAGAAAAAGGCATTGTTATGGCTGAGATGCAAGATGCTTTCTTGGATACGCAAGCCAAAGAAAGGGAGGAATCCCTTGAAAGGGATAAAATTGCCTTAGCTCAGAAAATCCTTTCCCTTCAGGATGAGATAGCAGAGCTTTCAAAGAAAAATGGAGAGCTTTTAGAAAAAAATTCCCTTATTTTAAAAGAGATGGATGACCTGAAGGAAAAGCTTGCTATTTCCGAGGAGGAAAAGGAGAGAATAATTGAGTCTTCAAAGAGGGAAATTGAGGATATTCTTAAGAAAAAAGAGGAAGAGGTTTCAAAGATAAGTGTTGAAAAAGGGGAAGATAAAAAAAGGGCTCATAAGCGGTCTTTGGCAGGGAATTTCTTGAGCATGTTTTTATTATGGAAGAAATAAGGCTTTCTCATATTGATAGAGAAGGAAGGCCAAAGATTGTTGATATATCAAGAAAAAAAGAGACCCTGCGCAGAGCTATTGCCTCCTGTAAGATTATAATGAAAAAGGAGACCTTAAAGCTCATAAAGGAGGGAAAAGCAAAAAAGGGTGATGTTTTAAGCGTTGCTGTAATTGGAGGGATAGAGGGGGTTAAAAAGACAGGAGAGCTTATCCTCCTCTCCCATCCATTAAATATTGAGGGAGCAGATGTAAGGTTTTTCTTTGAGGAGGATGGAATAAGGATAGAACAAGAGGTATGGCTTTATGGAAAGACAGGGCCTGAGATGGAAGCCCTTACCGGATGTGCTTTAGCTGCCTTAAATATTTATGACATGTGTAAGGCTGTTGATAAGGAGATGGTGATTTCCAATCTCTCTCTTATCTCAAAAAAAGGTGGAAAAACAAAGAAATTCAGTATCTCCTCACCTTTTTTAAGCCAGACCAGCTAAACAAATGACTAAAATTGAAAATTCAAAATAATTTAGAGGAACGAATATTATTTCCTGCTTCGTGCTTAATCAGATATTGTTTCATGCTTCGTGCGTTTCTTTCATTTCAACTTCCTTTCTTCTTCTCGTCTACCCACATACAGCGAAGCTAAACACTACCACATACCTTTAAAGCATCTACAAGCTTATCCAGAACCCCCTTTTTATGATAAAACGACAAAGAAAGCCTTATCCTTGATGTATTTTTTAAGACAGTGGGTGGTCTTATGGGAAGTGCCCAAAACCCTCCTTCACAAAGATATTTACTTGCCTTAATTGCCCTTTCATCCTCTTTTAAAATAATAGGGATTATTTGGGTCTCAGAGGTTATGAGAAACCCAGAATCCAAAAGCCTTTTTCTTAAATATTTGGCATTCTCCAATAAAACCTTCCTTCTTTCTGGTTCTTCCTTTAACAATTTTAAAGCCTCAAGGTTTCCTGCAATAATACAGGGAGGAAGGCCTGTTGAATAAATAAATGATCTCGCCTTGTTTATAAGGAAATCTATCATTTCTTTATCACCCACAACATATCCACCAAAACCTCCCAAAGCCTTGCTAAATGTTCCCATGATAAGCTCTGTTTTTTTACTTAAGCCTTTTTCTCCCACCAACCCTTCTCCATTTCTTCCAAATATCCCGGTTGCGTGTGCCTCATCAACCAAGAGCTTAAAGTTATACCTTTCCTTCAGGGATACAATATCAGAGAGAATTGCCTTATCTCCATCCATACTAAAAACAGATTCTGTAACCACCCAGATATTTTTTGCTTTATTCTTTTTAAGGAGGCTTTCAAGATGCTCAATGTCATTATGCTTAAACCTTAAAAGATGGGCAGAAGAAAGAATAGCACCATCTATTATGCTTGCATGGGAAAATCTATCGGCAAGGATAAGGCTTTCTCTGTCACATATTGCAGATATTATTCCAAGGTTTGCCTGATATCCAGAATTAAAAACAAGACCTTTTTCCTTTTCTTTTAGCTTTGCAATTTCCTCTTCAAGCATATGATGAATCTCATAATCTCCACTCAAAAGCCTTGAGGCACAACAACCTATTCCAAATTGTTCTACTGCATTTTTACAAGCCTCTTTTAGCCTTGGATGAGAAGATAGCCCAAGGTAATCATTGGAGGAAAAATCAATATATTCCCTTCCTTTAATATAGATTTTTCCATCCCTCCTTTTAAAACAGGGCTTTAATGTCCTATGAAACTCTTGCTTAAACCCTTTCATTGCATACCAAGAATTAATATTCTTTCTATATCAGAATAATCTTTAACAATTCTTTTGAGGGAAAAATTATGATTTTTTGCAATTTCTGAAATAGCCTTCCTTTTCCCTTGCCCAATTTCAAGGATTAAAAGCCCATCCTTTTTGAGCAAATGCCTTGCTTCCTCAAATATCCTTGGATAAAAATCCAACCCAGAAGGACCTCCGTCAAGGGCTATCTTTGGCTCATATTCTAAAACAAGGCCTGTCTCTACATAGGGTGGATTAGAGACAATAATATCAAATTTTCCCTTTATTGCACTTAAAATTAAGGAGCGGATAAAATGTATTCTAACATTATGCATCTTTGTATTCATTTTGCAAACAAGAAGGGCTTTTTCTGATATATCCGTTGCAAGGACACAAGAGTTAGGAAGAAATTTTTTTATAGATATGGCAATTACACCCGAGCCACATCCTATATCAATTATTCTTGGACTTTTTATCTTTTCTGCCTCTTTTATTGCCTCGCTTACTAATATCTCTGTTTCTTTTCTTGGAATTAAAACATCCTTGGTTATCTTGAACAAAAGACCCATAAACTCTGTCTGTCCTGTTAGATATTCCAAAGGAACCCCCTTTTTTCTTTCCAAAATCAATTTTTCAAAGCAAGAAATTCCATCTTCTTTTAGCTCATAATCTGGGTTTTTGTATAGCTCTATTATTGGCTTGTTTAGAACAAAAGAGAGGAGGATTTCTACCTCAAGGCTATTAAGGCTAAGCCTTCCTTTAACTAAAGCCTCTTGTATTTTCATGTTATGGATTGTAAATTTTAAATTCCCATTTTCCCCTATTTTATTTAAATAAAAAAATTGTTAGTGGCAATAGATTGTAAAATTATAAAATAAGAGATATTTATGATGATTTTAAATACATTAAAAGATAAAATCAAGGAGGAAAAAATGAAAAAGATTTTTTGGTTTTGGTTTTAGGGGTAGTAGGACCCTCTCATACCCCTTCCAGGCAATATTATTTTTGCTGGGATTATCTATAGCATTGAGCTTTTTGATGCAAACAATCAACCCTACGGAACACAATCTTTACCAGGCCAAGCAATCATTTACCTCCCTTATTCCGATAAGGACAATAATGGCATCCTTGATGGGACAAAGATAAGGGAAGAAACCCTAAAGATATACCAATGGGATAACATTAGCTGGATAGCATTGCCTACCTCAATTGATAAGATAAACAATATAGCCTTTAGCCCGGTTCCCCATTTTTCAACCCCTACCTTAGGGGGAGGAATCTTTGCCGAAACAAACAATGATGCCTTTGCTTATCCTAACCCCTGGAGGAGGGCGGAAAATGGGAAATTGCAATTGTTTGAGCTGTGCTAAACTTTATTCTTAAGCCTCATAGAGAGGACTTTTGAAACACCAGGTGTCTCCATTGTTATTCCATAGATTGTATCAGCTATCTCTATTGTCCTCTTATTATGGGTTATTATAAGGAATTGGGTCTCCTTTGAAAACAGCTTAACAAGCTCAACAAACCTTTTGATATTTGCCTCATCCAAAGAGGCATCAACTTCATCAAGAAAGCAAAAGGGCGCTGGTTTTACCATAAACAAAGAGAACAAAAGGATAATAGCAAGCAATGTTTTTTCTCCCGAAGATAACAAAATAAGCCCCTTTTTCCTCTTTCCCGGTAGCTCTATCTCCATATCTATCTTTCCATTATTCATAACAATCCCTGCATTTCCTCCGCCAAATATCTTTAAAAAAATGGAGGAAAAATTATCATTTATCTTTATAAAGGTTTTACCAAAGACCTCCTTTGCCTTTTTGTCAAGCTCTCCTATAAGATAATAGAGGTCATCTTTTGCCTTGTTCAGGTCAGAAAGCTCTTGTTCATAAAAGGAAAGCCTCTCCTTTATTTTATCATACTCATAAGCAGACGAAAGATTTACATTAGAATAATGCAAAAGCTCTCTTTCTATTTTCTCTGCCCTTTCTTTGTCAAGCTTGTTTTCCATCTCCTTTATCCTTTCTCCATAATCAGAAACAATAGAATTTATTCTCTCTGAAAGAAGGGAGAGAGAAAGAGAAATATCCGTTATTTCTTTATTCTTCTCCTCCCTTATTCTATAAAGGCTATTAATCTTATTTTCCAATTCCAAAATGCTTTTTTCTTCTTCCAGAATAGAAGAAGAGGCTTGTGCTTTTGTCTTTTCAGAGCTTGTTTCTTCATCAAGCACCAAAAAAAGGGCTTTTTTATCTTTTAATAACCCCTCCTTAATAAGGATTTGTTCTTTTTCTTTTTCCCTTGCCTCTTTTATAACAGCCTCCTTTTCATAGGATATTTCTTTTTGCTCTAGTTTCTGTTTCTTCTCCCTTTGCAAAAGAAGGTTTAATTTCTCCCTTTGCAATTCCATTTTTCTCTCCTCATCCATCAAGTCTTTGAGCTCTGTGTTTATTTCATTTAGCTTTTGTTCTAACAATTTTACATTTTCATCACTTTCTTTCTCTGTAAGGGCTGATATCTCTTTATATATTTCATCCTCCCTCTCTTTAAAGAAAAGGATTTCATCCTCTATTCTTTGTATTTTTAAGGAGAGGCCATCTTCATTTCCTTTTTCTCTTTCCTCCTCTTGTAATAGCCTTTTAAGGCTTGCTTCATCTTTTAAAAGCAATTTCTCGCTTATTTCTAATTCCTTAACTATGGCCATTTTTTCTTTTTGCCCATCGCTTCTTTTTTTCTCTAATTCTTTTAATTCACCTTCCAGCTCAATCAAGCGATTTTTTAGAGAATCTACCCCTTTTTTCCTTGATAACAAGCCTATCTCATCACCTACCTCAATTATCCCATTCTCTATCTTAATACCATCAATTGTAACTACCTTCCATCCAGCAGAAGAAAATTTTAAGGCTGTTTCAATATCCTTTACAATCAAAAGATTGGAGAATAGCCAATTTATACCCTCATCCTTTATCTTAATAAAGTCTGAAGCCCTTCCAAGGACATTCTGGTGCTCTGGTGCTAGTAGGCTGCTCTGGTGCTCTGATGCTCTTTTCTTTAAGACAATAAATATTCTTCCTAGATTAACCTTCTTTGTATGAGAAATTAACCCTTTTATCTCATCCTCGTTTGCTACTATAGAACAAAGCCTATCTCCTAAAAATCCATCTATTGCCTTTGCAAATTCATCCTTTACCTCTATCATTTTCTCCAGAATAGATGTTTCTTTTATAGCCCCATCCTTTATAAACCCTTCTATTACCTTTTTTTTAAGGGGAAGGCTTGAGAGAGAAGAAATCTTATGCTTGCAAGAGACCTCTTCCTCCCTCATCTCATCAATCATTTTGTTTATCTTTGCCTCTTTGGCTAAAATCTCATTTTCTCTTGCTTTAAGAGCATTAAAATTTCCCCTTTCTTTCTCTATTTTTTCCTTAAGGCTTTGTATTTGTTTTAACAATTCATCCCTTTTTAAAATTATTTCTAGCCTCTCCTTGTTTAGCTTTTCTACATCTTCACCTAGTCTTTTTGTTCTATTTTTGATATTTCTAATCTCCCTTTCTCCTTCATCCCTTTTTCCCTTTATCCCTGCCTTTCTGCTTAAACCATCAATAAGCTCATTCTTTAGGCCATCCTCAATCTCTTGAAGCCTTTTTATTTTCTCTTTTATTTCTAAATTTTCTTCTGGTAAACCAATAGCCATTTTTTCAGCCT encodes:
- the bioF gene encoding 8-amino-7-oxononanoate synthase; its protein translation is MKGFKQEFHRTLKPCFKRRDGKIYIKGREYIDFSSNDYLGLSSHPRLKEACKNAVEQFGIGCCASRLLSGDYEIHHMLEEEIAKLKEKEKGLVFNSGYQANLGIISAICDRESLILADRFSHASIIDGAILSSAHLLRFKHNDIEHLESLLKKNKAKNIWVVTESVFSMDGDKAILSDIVSLKERYNFKLLVDEAHATGIFGRNGEGLVGEKGLSKKTELIMGTFSKALGGFGGYVVGDKEMIDFLINKARSFIYSTGLPPCIIAGNLEALKLLKEEPERRKVLLENAKYLRKRLLDSGFLITSETQIIPIILKEDERAIKASKYLCEGGFWALPIRPPTVLKNTSRIRLSLSFYHKKGVLDKLVDALKVCGSV
- the moaC gene encoding cyclic pyranopterin monophosphate synthase MoaC, with the translated sequence MRLSHIDREGRPKIVDISRKKETLRRAIASCKIIMKKETLKLIKEGKAKKGDVLSVAVIGGIEGVKKTGELILLSHPLNIEGADVRFFFEEDGIRIEQEVWLYGKTGPEMEALTGCALAALNIYDMCKAVDKEMVISNLSLISKKGGKTKKFSISSPFLSQTS
- the smc gene encoding chromosome segregation protein SMC, which encodes MFFSSLELIGFKSFKREKFTFDHPLTLFVGPNGCGKSNICDAIRWVLGEQNLHLLRAKSMSDLIFHGAEMEKPTSIAEVSILLDNSNNLLKTPFSEVKITRTIFPQGESVYMLNQKPCRLKDINRLLLDTGLSQNGYFLMTQEKIELLLKSPDERLGLFEEASAIAGYRVKKEEALGNLRKTLENITRVSDIMAELKREGDSLKYQASKARRYKRLKDELNVYKYHTLWEEYHRKKGELSLKEKEEKGINDEIIKNEAILKGKRENFKRLVEGLKQKDDLLFEIRERKEKLREEIARKEERLVFLSERISSLKEKERGLLTKEKSLKDELLNIEAEKMAIGLPEENLEIKEKIKRLQEIEDGLKNELIDGLSRKAGIKGKRDEGEREIRNIKNRTKRLGEDVEKLNKERLEIILKRDELLKQIQSLKEKIEKERGNFNALKARENEILAKEAKINKMIDEMREEEVSCKHKISSLSSLPLKKKVIEGFIKDGAIKETSILEKMIEVKDEFAKAIDGFLGDRLCSIVANEDEIKGLISHTKKVNLGRIFIVLKKRASEHQSSLLAPEHQNVLGRASDFIKIKDEGINWLFSNLLIVKDIETALKFSSAGWKVVTIDGIKIENGIIEVGDEIGLLSRKKGVDSLKNRLIELEGELKELEKKRSDGQKEKMAIVKELEISEKLLLKDEASLKRLLQEEEREKGNEDGLSLKIQRIEDEILFFKEREDEIYKEISALTEKESDENVKLLEQKLNEINTELKDLMDEERKMELQREKLNLLLQREKKQKLEQKEISYEKEAVIKEAREKEKEQILIKEGLLKDKKALFLVLDEETSSEKTKAQASSSILEEEKSILELENKINSLYRIREEKNKEITDISLSLSLLSERINSIVSDYGERIKEMENKLDKERAEKIERELLHYSNVNLSSAYEYDKIKERLSFYEQELSDLNKAKDDLYYLIGELDKKAKEVFGKTFIKINDNFSSIFLKIFGGGNAGIVMNNGKIDMEIELPGKRKKGLILLSSGEKTLLAIILLFSLFMVKPAPFCFLDEVDASLDEANIKRFVELVKLFSKETQFLIITHNKRTIEIADTIYGITMETPGVSKVLSMRLKNKV
- the prmC gene encoding peptide chain release factor N(5)-glutamine methyltransferase, whose translation is MKIQEALVKGRLSLNSLEVEILLSFVLNKPIIELYKNPDYELKEDGISCFEKLILERKKGVPLEYLTGQTEFMGLLFKITKDVLIPRKETEILVSEAIKEAEKIKSPRIIDIGCGSGVIAISIKKFLPNSCVLATDISEKALLVCKMNTKMHNVRIHFIRSLILSAIKGKFDIIVSNPPYVETGLVLEYEPKIALDGGPSGLDFYPRIFEEARHLLKKDGLLILEIGQGKRKAISEIAKNHNFSLKRIVKDYSDIERILILGMQ